Genomic DNA from Geotrypetes seraphini chromosome 7, aGeoSer1.1, whole genome shotgun sequence:
gggagccggcacgAAGACgccgccgcatcgatcgcaccgtggaccggcgactgaagaacactgtctcgggcccgaTGCCCGTGCCAGCCctgcggactggcaggaaatatctgcggaccagcactggtccacagactggcagttgaagaacactgctctacatgACTCTTCACATTCATCCCAAAGTCAATAACCCTATGGCTTGTCACACTACTCAACAATCTACTAATTGCAATCTACTAATGACCTGAGAAAATGGGCCGAATTGCTCTCACACCAATTCCTAAATCCCAAGGAACAGATCTATCCACCCTAACAAACTTCAGACCAACTTCCGGCATTCCCCTATTAACCAAAATACTTGAAACTCAAGTCTGCACTCGACTCACTACTTACATTAATAAATTCTCATGTCTTCACCCCATAGCACAGAACTTCTTCTACTGACCTTAACAACTAAAATTAAGCAGATGCTAAGCGTAGAACAGTCTGTCCTACTTCAATTTGCCATATCAGCAGCTTTTGACTCCATGAACCATGATCTATTGCAGGGGTGCACAATCTCGGTCGTTGCCAGGCCAGGTTTCAGGCTTTCCCAAACGAATacgcatgagatcaatatgcataaaatggaagcagtgcaggcaaataaatctcatgcaattcactggggaaatcctgaaaacccgactggatttgaccctcgaggaccggagttgtgcaCCCCCTGacctattgtattgtatttattatattagatataacataacaacataattttattcttctataccgccacaatcatacgacttctaggtggtttacactgaagagaagtgaagcaatttacaaaatacaaatagtaaaagtacaacatatttctcaaggATAGTCAGTATAGAATCATTAGATTTAGTAtggcttctgtttaggaaataaatctgtcaaacaatgcaatcttaatttctttccaaaatgcgccataggtcaacctggctccattgatataattgcctaaccaagactgctgtttacttgcttgaaacatgaaagttctatccaaaagggacctggatttacaaccagtgatccttgggtaggcaaataaattacaatttctggttatcctagTAGGAAATGAGATAAAAGTACACGAgcattaagtggtttacaaaactaaatacattagaccagggctgccaagtccagtcctcgagatctagtggcagaccaggttttcaggatcttcacaatgaatatgcatgagggagatttgcctgcactgccttcttggtatgcaaatctctctcatgcatgttcattgtggagatcctgaaaacctggcctgccactagatctcgaggaccggacttgggcagccctgcattaGGCACTTTAGACTTCGCTCTCTGTCCcagaggctcacaatctaaactaaagcACTTGTATCATGTAATTCCCTAAAATATATGGGGGTCTTATGTAAATTACCTTAGAACATGTTTTGGATAAGAGTGGTTCCAAAATTCAAGTTAaattagattacattacattagctaCCTGACTGCCTAGctcaggagtgggcaactccggtccttgagggacggaatccagtggggttttcaggatttccccaatgaatatgcattgaaagcagtgcatgcaaacagatctcatgcatattcattggggaaatcctgaaaacccactagctGCTCTGGAACAGCCACTACCAGCTAACCTTGCCTCACACCCTCAACACTgttgcttcctccctccccaccctatatctctactagtgctgcctgattcgggGAAAATTTTtctgattcaattcagcctattgaatcaatttttcaattcgattcacttttcctgcccaattgtgcgttttgggttttttttcccccaaagctcctagcaggtttattttgtagtctttctACCCACCCCCTTTTTGCCTTCTCCAACCCCACAcaggcactgtggtgtaaacaaaataaaaaatactttttctctgtCTGTTAGGTCGAAGCTcatgctcactgtctaacaccagctctggcaggatacacatttcaaatctgacataattgtaatcacaaaatagaaaatcaaattattttttctatctttccactgccatatccaacatttgtttctttcccactgtctaccatctctctctctctgccttgtgcccagggtcaaacctctctattcccttccatatagcatctctcctttcctcccctcattatcatgtgcaacatttctttctctctccccatgcaccaattctccctgccctctacgctttgtccaatatttctccctctctctcctccaccatatgaaggatttctccctttcatccctatttgtttcatctctcccaccccaaTTCTTTATCCTTTTTCCCCCcaatgtgcaacatctttctttccctcccatccccctatgcagcagtaCCCCACCTATCCTCCCACTGTGAAACCTAACGcacctctgaggcctcctaaagcaacaaaagCGGCTGcattctgaacaggctgctttgctacCTGTCCCGCTAGGGCATCCCTCTGTCTCGACaccaatgacatcatcagtgatgcggcagagggaattctcCGGCAGGGATggccacgaagcagcccgttcagagtgctgccaccactgctgttttAGGAGGCTTCGGAAATATGCAAGGTTTCACCAGGGTGGGAGGGTCACTGAATgggtgagtctgattttcttggacaacgaatcgatttgaatcgattcaccaaaatGAATTGGCGAATGAATtagaattgggcagcactaatctcTACCCTCCCATTGTCCAGTTTACATCATAGATTATAATCCCACAGAAAAAATATATTCAACTTCATTTTGGTAATATATAAAGGTTTATTATACTCTGatcttcaaaaagaaaaaggaatggaaGGAATACTGCAAACAATAGTCACTGGAACCACAAATGTTCTGTAGGGAGACAAAAGAAGAAATGGAATTTGATGTAAATGAAGATATAAAATAATAATCTACCCCACCTTCTTACAGTGCAATGTTCAGTATATGGCTAGAAGATTTACCCCCCCTACAGGCCAATATGATACAACAATTTACCACCCCACAGGCACTGAATAATGCAATTTTTATGCCACATTATTCAGTCCATTTTTTCTTTTATCCCGGCACAACCAGAAAATGCGTTAACTGAAAAATAATAAGACAGTGAACTTTAACCAGAACTCaaacaaccagcaaaaaaaaaaaaatctaagaaatccTGCAAtcctttaaataaaaataaaaattaatttctggtggaaatttaagtgtatcCTGAGTACtcccatgctttgcctaccacatgtctggtagCTTGGCTGGAACAGTTtctggtatggcatagtatggggtatagtatgagttaggcctatttttaatagtaactctcaagcaaccagaaactacatttatcagGCATCCATCAATCgccatgggtgccagataactgagagtctactgttgATCTATGGAAGACCATCAACACACAGCTCAGAACAGTGGACATTTCAGATGGTGTCTGTACTACGTACATGAAAAATTATCTTCTATAACCTTCTGTCGGAGCTTGCGCCCACTTTCAGCATCTGGTTCGGTGGGTGTAGGACAAATGAGGGCTTCACGCGGCAGGTCTGGCGCTATTTCACTTGCCATCTCATGGTTCAGCGCTATGTTGTGCAGCATGCAACACACCAGGACGATGTCAGCAACTTTTTCTGGCGCATACTGCAACGCCCCTCTTGAACGATCTAAACAGCGGAAGCGGCTCTTCAGTACTCTAAAGGTACGATCTATAACGGACCTCGTTGTTGCATGAACCTCGTTGAACCGTGTCTCTGCAGGTGTATGAGGTGCTGACAGGGGGGTCAGCAGCCATGGCTTACATCCATATGCGGCATCCCCTACCAATATAAAGAAAAGTGTAAATAAATTTATGTTATTTTCAGTTTCCATATGCATACCAAACACGGGAAAAAGTTTCCCTACCATTCCTGCATCTCCCCCTACCAATCTGCAAAATTTCTGGTCCATTCTCAACCCACTTACAATCTACCCTCGTTACCCCCTACCCCCATGATAATGCTTCCCCTTGGCTCTTTCAAGACACCATAGCACTATGGGAGATTtacaatcttggtacaatccctcatactgagccaactggattactacaatatcgcctatctggcagtttcccagaagaatatgcagtgaTTACAACTAgtgcagaatgcagcagtcaggctgatctttgggttgaagaagttcgttCATATAACtccctcctaccgactcctgcattagctgtcgatggaggcacgtgcgaagtttaaatttggctgcTTTTGCTTTATTCGGCCTAGCCTCCAAATACATAACCGACCtattctccttttcaaccaatagatataagagaagctcaaacttgaattttgtttctcccccagttagaggatgtaaatttaaaagacatcaccaacatcttctctcttatcaagcagcattatggggcaatgatctgaaacaattacttacgcttgccaatacctatggggaatttaggagacacctgaaAACGTATCTGTTCTTAAAGCACATAGGAAACTGatttgcacaatctctcccacaataactgatctctagagctgttaatcaatagatattaactatgctaattctactcaatctgtagcatttataatcattgtaaaccgcatagaacttcacagtcctgcggtatataaactgctattattattaccCAGGAGCCAGCCTTCTCCATATTTTCCCTCCATGAAATTGCGCCCTAGTGCCGAGTTGGATAAAATATAAGAATCATGGAAGCTCCCTGGAAACTTTGCCACCACATTGAGAATCTTCATTTGCGCATCACAAACCACCTGTATGTTCAGCGAGTAGAAGTTCTTTCTGTTGCGGAATGCCATTTCTCTATCCGACGGAGGTGCGAGAGCAACATGGGTGCAATCGATCGCACCCAACACGTCTGGCATACCAGCGACACTGAGAAATTCCGATTTTAACTCCTGCCACTGTGCTGGCTGCTCCGGGAACTGTATGTAGTTCCGGACACGCTTTTTCAAAGCTTGCAAAACTTGGTTAAAGTGTCTGGAAAAAGAAGACTGGTCCATGCCGCAGGCCACTCCAATGGCATTCTGGAATGATCCGTTGCCAAGGAAATGCAAGGTGCCCAGTAACTTTGACAACCCCGGGATGGCGTGCCCTCGCGCCGTCGCTGGGTTGATGTCACACTTTATTTCTTCGTACAAGGATAATATCGCCCTCGTACACAGGCGATAGTTATGCACCACCGTCTTCTCTGGCATCCCCTCCAGGGCTGCTCTTGGCCTATACATACGCTGCCTGAGCTGCCTGTTACGGGGTCTCCGCGCCTGGCGCTCttccctcctcctttcttctgcctGGTTGCCCTGCTCTCCCCTTTGCTCTCGGTTTTCTCCATCTTCTCCTGCTCCAGCGACCCCACACACTGGTGTGACCAGCATAAGCAAATTTGCATAGCCCCCTGCTAAAACCATTTCTAGCTCCCTCTACACTTTCTCCACCTCAGACCACGGAACCTGCCCAGTCCTCTGCAGTTTCCGCTGCCCTGGTGCCCACGAAATGATCCCTGCGACTTTCCAGGCCTCCTGCCCATGCAGCCCCGCGTAAACTTCTCCTGCAGACAGGGCTTTGTGCTGCAGACTTCTTTCCTAAGCCTAGCTAGGCCTGCCTCTGTCTAAGAATGAGGCTTGAAACGCACCGGATTCTGTCGGA
This window encodes:
- the LOC117363373 gene encoding putative nuclease HARBI1, which encodes MVLAGGYANLLMLVTPVCGVAGAGEDGENREQRGEQGNQAEERRREERQARRPRNRQLRQRMYRPRAALEGMPEKTVVHNYRLCTRAILSLYEEIKCDINPATARGHAIPGLSKLLGTLHFLGNGSFQNAIGVACGMDQSSFSRHFNQVLQALKKRVRNYIQFPEQPAQWQELKSEFLSVAGMPDVLGAIDCTHVALAPPSDREMAFRNRKNFYSLNIQVVCDAQMKILNVVAKFPGSFHDSYILSNSALGRNFMEGKYGEGWLLGDAAYGCKPWLLTPLSAPHTPAETRFNEVHATTRSVIDRTFRVLKSRFRCLDRSRGALQYAPEKVADIVLVCCMLHNIALNHEMASEIAPDLPREALICPTPTEPDAESGRKLRQKVIEDNFS